The Pangasianodon hypophthalmus isolate fPanHyp1 chromosome 2, fPanHyp1.pri, whole genome shotgun sequence genome window below encodes:
- the ecrg4b gene encoding augurin-B isoform X1, whose amino-acid sequence MKLYSVCIKALLFLIFLILCNTSGGSGESTLSKILKKRDVQSRSADELVVSQVKAKEFLSAPRRPRRNLWDRSRPDVQQWIQQFMHMGYDEARLETDLAYWMDHAKANDQGRQHHYDESAAMGPRDASAFRHGANVNYDYY is encoded by the exons ATGAAGCTCTACAGCGTTTGTATAAAAGCTTTGctcttcctcatcttcctcatcctctGCAACACCTCAG GTGGATCAGGTGAAAGTACACTGAGCAAGATACTGAAGAAGAGGGATG TCCAGAGCAGATCTGCAGACGAACTCGTGGTCTCACAGGTAAAAGCTAAGGAATTCCTGTCAGCTCCCCGGAGACCTCGGAGAAACCTGTGGGACCGCAGCCGTCCAGACGTGCAGCAGTGGATCCAGCAGTTCATGCACATGGGTTACGATGAGGCT AGGCTTGAGACAGATCTCGCTTACTGGATGGACCATGCCAAAGCTAACGATCAGGGTCGGCAGCATCACTACGATGAGAGCGCTGCAATGGGACCGCGGGATGCCAGCGCCTTCAGACATGGAGCCAATGTCaactatgattattattaa
- the ecrg4b gene encoding augurin-B isoform X2, which yields MALKLKLWNFICWNKVNRCGVQSRSADELVVSQVKAKEFLSAPRRPRRNLWDRSRPDVQQWIQQFMHMGYDEARLETDLAYWMDHAKANDQGRQHHYDESAAMGPRDASAFRHGANVNYDYY from the exons ATGGCACTAAAGTTGAAGCTATGGAATTTTATCTGTTGGAACAAAGTGAACAGATGTGGAG TCCAGAGCAGATCTGCAGACGAACTCGTGGTCTCACAGGTAAAAGCTAAGGAATTCCTGTCAGCTCCCCGGAGACCTCGGAGAAACCTGTGGGACCGCAGCCGTCCAGACGTGCAGCAGTGGATCCAGCAGTTCATGCACATGGGTTACGATGAGGCT AGGCTTGAGACAGATCTCGCTTACTGGATGGACCATGCCAAAGCTAACGATCAGGGTCGGCAGCATCACTACGATGAGAGCGCTGCAATGGGACCGCGGGATGCCAGCGCCTTCAGACATGGAGCCAATGTCaactatgattattattaa
- the otos2 gene encoding otospiralin-like isoform X1, translated as MPRFSLVLCVFALGLFCLSGAEDSQAESREKRDMPNWALTSSDFFGWIEELRNHAGYDKIDELARTFWAHFPSASRLGYDSPAPEE; from the exons ATGCCTCGCTTCTCATtagtcctgtgtgtgtttgcgctcGGACTCTTCTGCCTGTCAG GTGCTGAAGATAGCCAAG CTGAGTCCAGGGAAAAGCGGGACATGCCAAACTGGGCGCTGACCTCCTCGGACTTTTTCGGCTGGATCGAAGAGCTGCGCAATCACGCTGGCTATGACAAAATCGACGAGCTGGCCAGAACCTTCTGGGCTCATTTCCCCTCAGCTAGTCGCTTGGGCTACGATTCCCCAGCTCCTGAAGAATGA
- the otos2 gene encoding otospiralin-like isoform X2 — translation MPRFSLVLCVFALGLFCLSAESREKRDMPNWALTSSDFFGWIEELRNHAGYDKIDELARTFWAHFPSASRLGYDSPAPEE, via the exons ATGCCTCGCTTCTCATtagtcctgtgtgtgtttgcgctcGGACTCTTCTGCCTGTCAG CTGAGTCCAGGGAAAAGCGGGACATGCCAAACTGGGCGCTGACCTCCTCGGACTTTTTCGGCTGGATCGAAGAGCTGCGCAATCACGCTGGCTATGACAAAATCGACGAGCTGGCCAGAACCTTCTGGGCTCATTTCCCCTCAGCTAGTCGCTTGGGCTACGATTCCCCAGCTCCTGAAGAATGA